In a genomic window of Zingiber officinale cultivar Zhangliang chromosome 9B, Zo_v1.1, whole genome shotgun sequence:
- the LOC122025552 gene encoding probable serine/threonine-protein kinase PBL5 isoform X5, which yields MRPFWNLYLFCSLLTFLLGQSLLIRSRIRASEIWIGDLVPMGEAFSEDQFKGRSILVGLEMNAKGKELLDWTLDTVAEQGDRVVAVHICHYSDLKNTTFSLIKVLEDYLETCESLCNLKQIVLVGRVSRGKSIRETLVKEAKVYDAEKVIVGANKQISLGKLPPTTAVMAVQNGKVIFKKVATTNANSSLEVALKPSPDCNLVQKLAEAKLGWPLLKRGATKHVEDDARKMSVVRWVMNLPNRSLSVDQQYLNLIQELNDILIRNGSNCRWFQYNELHSSTSQFCSENLIGKGGSSQVYRGHVSDGQQVAIKLSKLSEETSRHFLLEVDIITKLEHKLIVPLLGICIEDSTLVSVYKYFQKGNLEENLHAGKNGKCLLNWNLRFRVAIGIAEALSYLHNECSTPVIHRDVKSSNILLTDEFEPQLSDFGLAMWAPTSLTYLTQDNVVGTFGCRYLAPEYFMHGKISNKVDVFAFGVVLLELLTGRKPIDEEISKGHGSLVMWAIPLLEKQEFTALLDPNLNGKYEEAEMKRMMMAASLCITRRVHLRPRMREILSLLQGEESMESWMNCHSDATSKSNRASDCQDDGAYPCSSIGSHLSLALFDVEDDTSSFTSFEQSNLGSLDDYIRERWGRSLSFE from the exons ATGAGACCGTTTTGGAACTTGTATTTGTTCTGCTCCTTGCTCACTTTTCTCCTTGGCCAATCATTATTGATCAGATCGAGAATCCGAGCATCAGAAATCTGGATCGGAGACTTGGTGCCAATGGGGGAGGCATTCTCGGAAGACCAATtcaaaggaaggagcatattGGTAGGGCTTGAAATGAATGCCAAGGGCAAGGAGTTGCTCGATTGGACACTCGACACAGTGGCCGAGCAAGGTGATCGAGTCGTGGCAGTTCATATCTGCCATTACTCAg ACCTCAAGAACACTACCTTTTCTCTCATCAAAGTGTTGGAAGACTACCTGGAAACATGCGAGAGCTTATGTAATCTTAAGCAA ATTGTTCTAGTGGGCAGGGTGTCGAGGGGGAAGTCGATCAGAGAGACTTTGGTGAAGGAGGCCAAGGTCTATGATGCCGAAAAAGTAATAGTAGGAGCAAACAAGCAAATCTCACTAGG GAAGCTCCCTCCAACCACTGCTGTAATGGCAGTTCAGAATGGAAAAGTGATATTCAAAAAGGTGGCTACTACTAATGCCAATTCATCTCTAG AAGTGGCACTGAAACCAAGCCCGGATTGCAACCTAGTGCAGAAGCTGGCAGAGGCAAAACTTGGTTGGCCCTTGCTTAAGAGAGGAGCGACAAAGCACGTGGAAGATGATGCGAGGAAGATGTCGGTGGTTCGATGGGTGATGAACTTGCCAAACAGATCTTTGTCAGTGGATCAACAGTATCTAAATCTAATCCAGGAGTTAAACGATATCCTCATCAGAAATGGTTCCAACTGCAGATGGTTTCAATACAATGAGCTTCATAGTTCAACCAGTCAGTTCTGTTCAG AGAATTTAATTGGGAAAGGAGGGAGCAGCCAAGTTTACAGAGGGCACGTTTCAGATGGCCAGCAAGTAGCCATAAAATTGTCCAAGCTTTCTGAAGAGACATCAAGGCATTTCCTTTTGGAGGTCGACATCATTACTAAGCTGGAACACAAGCTCATTGTTCCACTGCTCGGGATCTGCATTGAGGACAGTACTCTAGTTTCAGTTTACAAGTACTTCCAGAAGGGAAATTTAGAAGAAAACCTCCATG CAGGTAAAAATGGCAAGTGTTTACTGAACTGGAACCTGAGATTTAGGGTTGCAATTGGAATTGCTGAGGCTCTTAGCTACCTCCACAATGAGTGTTCGACACCAGTGATCCATAGAGATGTCAAGTCTTCTAACATTCTTCTCACCGACGAGTTTGAGCCTCAG CTATCTGATTTTGGGTTGGCAATGTGGGCACCTACAAGCTTGACCTATCTGACACAAGACAATGTGGTGGGCACTTTCGG CTGCAGATACCTGGCTCCAGAGTATTTCATGCACGGGAAGATCAGCAACAAAGTGGATGTCTTTGCATTTGGTGTTGTTCTACTTGAACTCTTAACCGGGAGAAAGCCaattgatgaggaaatctccAAGGGTCATGGAAGTCTGGTAATGTGG GCAATACCACTACTAGAGAAACAGGAATTTACAGCCCTGCTCGATCCCAACCTCAATGGCAAGTACGAAGAAGCTGAAATGAAAAGAATGATGATGGCTGCATCACTCTGCATCACAAGGAGGGTTCATCTACGACCTCGAATGAgggag ATACTGAGTCTTCTGCAAGGTGAGGAGAGCATGGAGTCATGGATGAACTGCCACAGCGATGCTACCTCAAAGTCAAACAGGGCGTCAGATTGCCAGGACGACGGAGCATATCCATGTTCAAGTATAGGATCGCATTTAAGCCTTGCGTTGTTCGATGTGGAGGACGACACATCATCCTTCACCAGCTTTGAGCAGAGCAACCTTGGTTCTTTGGACGACTACATAAGAGAGCGATGGGGTCGTTCTTTAAGCTTCGAGTAG
- the LOC122025552 gene encoding probable serine/threonine-protein kinase PBL5 isoform X1 → MRPFWNLYLFCSLLTFLLGQSLLIRSRIRASEIWIGDLVPMGEAFSEDQFKGRSILVGLEMNAKGKELLDWTLDTVAEQGDRVVAVHICHYSDLKNTTFSLIKVLEDYLETCESLCNLKQIVLVGRVSRGKSIRETLVKEAKVYDAEKVIVGANKQISLGGSASLAKYCARKLPPTTAVMAVQNGKVIFKKVATTNANSSLEVALKPSPDCNLVQKLAEAKLGWPLLKRGATKHVEDDARKMSVVRWVMNLPNRSLSVDQQYLNLIQELNDILIRNGSNCRWFQYNELHSSTSQFCSENLIGKGGSSQVYRGHVSDGQQVAIKLSKLSEETSRHFLLEVDIITKLEHKLIVPLLGICIEDSTLVSVYKYFQKGNLEENLHAGKNGKCLLNWNLRFRVAIGIAEALSYLHNECSTPVIHRDVKSSNILLTDEFEPQLSDFGLAMWAPTSLTYLTQDNVVGTFGCRYLAPEYFMHGKISNKVDVFAFGVVLLELLTGRKPIDEEISKGHGSLVMWAIPLLEKQEFTALLDPNLNGKYEEAEMKRMMMAASLCITRRVHLRPRMREILSLLQGEESMESWMNCHSDATSKSNRASDCQDDGAYPCSSIGSHLSLALFDVEDDTSSFTSFEQSNLGSLDDYIRERWGRSLSFE, encoded by the exons ATGAGACCGTTTTGGAACTTGTATTTGTTCTGCTCCTTGCTCACTTTTCTCCTTGGCCAATCATTATTGATCAGATCGAGAATCCGAGCATCAGAAATCTGGATCGGAGACTTGGTGCCAATGGGGGAGGCATTCTCGGAAGACCAATtcaaaggaaggagcatattGGTAGGGCTTGAAATGAATGCCAAGGGCAAGGAGTTGCTCGATTGGACACTCGACACAGTGGCCGAGCAAGGTGATCGAGTCGTGGCAGTTCATATCTGCCATTACTCAg ACCTCAAGAACACTACCTTTTCTCTCATCAAAGTGTTGGAAGACTACCTGGAAACATGCGAGAGCTTATGTAATCTTAAGCAA ATTGTTCTAGTGGGCAGGGTGTCGAGGGGGAAGTCGATCAGAGAGACTTTGGTGAAGGAGGCCAAGGTCTATGATGCCGAAAAAGTAATAGTAGGAGCAAACAAGCAAATCTCACTAGG AGGCTCAGCTTCACTAGCTAAGTACTGTGCCAGGAAGCTCCCTCCAACCACTGCTGTAATGGCAGTTCAGAATGGAAAAGTGATATTCAAAAAGGTGGCTACTACTAATGCCAATTCATCTCTAG AAGTGGCACTGAAACCAAGCCCGGATTGCAACCTAGTGCAGAAGCTGGCAGAGGCAAAACTTGGTTGGCCCTTGCTTAAGAGAGGAGCGACAAAGCACGTGGAAGATGATGCGAGGAAGATGTCGGTGGTTCGATGGGTGATGAACTTGCCAAACAGATCTTTGTCAGTGGATCAACAGTATCTAAATCTAATCCAGGAGTTAAACGATATCCTCATCAGAAATGGTTCCAACTGCAGATGGTTTCAATACAATGAGCTTCATAGTTCAACCAGTCAGTTCTGTTCAG AGAATTTAATTGGGAAAGGAGGGAGCAGCCAAGTTTACAGAGGGCACGTTTCAGATGGCCAGCAAGTAGCCATAAAATTGTCCAAGCTTTCTGAAGAGACATCAAGGCATTTCCTTTTGGAGGTCGACATCATTACTAAGCTGGAACACAAGCTCATTGTTCCACTGCTCGGGATCTGCATTGAGGACAGTACTCTAGTTTCAGTTTACAAGTACTTCCAGAAGGGAAATTTAGAAGAAAACCTCCATG CAGGTAAAAATGGCAAGTGTTTACTGAACTGGAACCTGAGATTTAGGGTTGCAATTGGAATTGCTGAGGCTCTTAGCTACCTCCACAATGAGTGTTCGACACCAGTGATCCATAGAGATGTCAAGTCTTCTAACATTCTTCTCACCGACGAGTTTGAGCCTCAG CTATCTGATTTTGGGTTGGCAATGTGGGCACCTACAAGCTTGACCTATCTGACACAAGACAATGTGGTGGGCACTTTCGG CTGCAGATACCTGGCTCCAGAGTATTTCATGCACGGGAAGATCAGCAACAAAGTGGATGTCTTTGCATTTGGTGTTGTTCTACTTGAACTCTTAACCGGGAGAAAGCCaattgatgaggaaatctccAAGGGTCATGGAAGTCTGGTAATGTGG GCAATACCACTACTAGAGAAACAGGAATTTACAGCCCTGCTCGATCCCAACCTCAATGGCAAGTACGAAGAAGCTGAAATGAAAAGAATGATGATGGCTGCATCACTCTGCATCACAAGGAGGGTTCATCTACGACCTCGAATGAgggag ATACTGAGTCTTCTGCAAGGTGAGGAGAGCATGGAGTCATGGATGAACTGCCACAGCGATGCTACCTCAAAGTCAAACAGGGCGTCAGATTGCCAGGACGACGGAGCATATCCATGTTCAAGTATAGGATCGCATTTAAGCCTTGCGTTGTTCGATGTGGAGGACGACACATCATCCTTCACCAGCTTTGAGCAGAGCAACCTTGGTTCTTTGGACGACTACATAAGAGAGCGATGGGGTCGTTCTTTAAGCTTCGAGTAG
- the LOC122025552 gene encoding probable serine/threonine-protein kinase PBL5 isoform X3, translating to MRPFWNLYLFCSLLTFLLGQSLLIRSRIRASEIWIGDLVPMGEAFSEDQFKGRSILVGLEMNAKGKELLDWTLDTVAEQGDRVVAVHICHYSDLKNTTFSLIKVLEDYLETCESLCNLKQIVLVGRVSRGKSIRETLVKEAKVYDAEKVIVGANKQISLGGSASLAKYCARKLPPTTAVMAVQNGKVIFKKVATTNANSSLEVALKPSPDCNLVQKLAEAKLGWPLLKRGATKHVEDDARKMSVVRWVMNLPNRSLSVDQQYLNLIQELNDILIRNGSNCRWFQYNELHSSTSQFCSENLIGKGGSSQVYRGHVSDGQQVAIKLSKLSEETSRHFLLEVDIITKLEHKLIVPLLGICIEDSTLVSVYKYFQKGNLEENLHAGKNGKCLLNWNLRFRVAIGIAEALSYLHNECSTPVIHRDVKSSNILLTDEFEPQLSDFGLAMWAPTSLTYLTQDNVVGTFGYLAPEYFMHGKISNKVDVFAFGVVLLELLTGRKPIDEEISKGHGSLVMWAIPLLEKQEFTALLDPNLNGKYEEAEMKRMMMAASLCITRRVHLRPRMREILSLLQGEESMESWMNCHSDATSKSNRASDCQDDGAYPCSSIGSHLSLALFDVEDDTSSFTSFEQSNLGSLDDYIRERWGRSLSFE from the exons ATGAGACCGTTTTGGAACTTGTATTTGTTCTGCTCCTTGCTCACTTTTCTCCTTGGCCAATCATTATTGATCAGATCGAGAATCCGAGCATCAGAAATCTGGATCGGAGACTTGGTGCCAATGGGGGAGGCATTCTCGGAAGACCAATtcaaaggaaggagcatattGGTAGGGCTTGAAATGAATGCCAAGGGCAAGGAGTTGCTCGATTGGACACTCGACACAGTGGCCGAGCAAGGTGATCGAGTCGTGGCAGTTCATATCTGCCATTACTCAg ACCTCAAGAACACTACCTTTTCTCTCATCAAAGTGTTGGAAGACTACCTGGAAACATGCGAGAGCTTATGTAATCTTAAGCAA ATTGTTCTAGTGGGCAGGGTGTCGAGGGGGAAGTCGATCAGAGAGACTTTGGTGAAGGAGGCCAAGGTCTATGATGCCGAAAAAGTAATAGTAGGAGCAAACAAGCAAATCTCACTAGG AGGCTCAGCTTCACTAGCTAAGTACTGTGCCAGGAAGCTCCCTCCAACCACTGCTGTAATGGCAGTTCAGAATGGAAAAGTGATATTCAAAAAGGTGGCTACTACTAATGCCAATTCATCTCTAG AAGTGGCACTGAAACCAAGCCCGGATTGCAACCTAGTGCAGAAGCTGGCAGAGGCAAAACTTGGTTGGCCCTTGCTTAAGAGAGGAGCGACAAAGCACGTGGAAGATGATGCGAGGAAGATGTCGGTGGTTCGATGGGTGATGAACTTGCCAAACAGATCTTTGTCAGTGGATCAACAGTATCTAAATCTAATCCAGGAGTTAAACGATATCCTCATCAGAAATGGTTCCAACTGCAGATGGTTTCAATACAATGAGCTTCATAGTTCAACCAGTCAGTTCTGTTCAG AGAATTTAATTGGGAAAGGAGGGAGCAGCCAAGTTTACAGAGGGCACGTTTCAGATGGCCAGCAAGTAGCCATAAAATTGTCCAAGCTTTCTGAAGAGACATCAAGGCATTTCCTTTTGGAGGTCGACATCATTACTAAGCTGGAACACAAGCTCATTGTTCCACTGCTCGGGATCTGCATTGAGGACAGTACTCTAGTTTCAGTTTACAAGTACTTCCAGAAGGGAAATTTAGAAGAAAACCTCCATG CAGGTAAAAATGGCAAGTGTTTACTGAACTGGAACCTGAGATTTAGGGTTGCAATTGGAATTGCTGAGGCTCTTAGCTACCTCCACAATGAGTGTTCGACACCAGTGATCCATAGAGATGTCAAGTCTTCTAACATTCTTCTCACCGACGAGTTTGAGCCTCAG CTATCTGATTTTGGGTTGGCAATGTGGGCACCTACAAGCTTGACCTATCTGACACAAGACAATGTGGTGGGCACTTTCGG ATACCTGGCTCCAGAGTATTTCATGCACGGGAAGATCAGCAACAAAGTGGATGTCTTTGCATTTGGTGTTGTTCTACTTGAACTCTTAACCGGGAGAAAGCCaattgatgaggaaatctccAAGGGTCATGGAAGTCTGGTAATGTGG GCAATACCACTACTAGAGAAACAGGAATTTACAGCCCTGCTCGATCCCAACCTCAATGGCAAGTACGAAGAAGCTGAAATGAAAAGAATGATGATGGCTGCATCACTCTGCATCACAAGGAGGGTTCATCTACGACCTCGAATGAgggag ATACTGAGTCTTCTGCAAGGTGAGGAGAGCATGGAGTCATGGATGAACTGCCACAGCGATGCTACCTCAAAGTCAAACAGGGCGTCAGATTGCCAGGACGACGGAGCATATCCATGTTCAAGTATAGGATCGCATTTAAGCCTTGCGTTGTTCGATGTGGAGGACGACACATCATCCTTCACCAGCTTTGAGCAGAGCAACCTTGGTTCTTTGGACGACTACATAAGAGAGCGATGGGGTCGTTCTTTAAGCTTCGAGTAG
- the LOC122025552 gene encoding probable serine/threonine-protein kinase PBL5 isoform X4 — protein MRPFWNLYLFCSLLTFLLGQSLLIRSRIRASEIWIGDLVPMGEAFSEDQFKGRSILVGLEMNAKGKELLDWTLDTVAEQGDRVVAVHICHYSDLKNTTFSLIKVLEDYLETCESLCNLKQIVLVGRVSRGKSIRETLVKEAKVYDAEKVIVGANKQISLGGSASLAKYCARKLPPTTAVMAVQNGKVIFKKVATTNANSSLEVALKPSPDCNLVQKLAEAKLGWPLLKRGATKHVEDDARKMSVVRWVMNLPNRSLSVDQQYLNLIQELNDILIRNGSNCRWFQYNELHSSTSQFCSENLIGKGGSSQVYRGHVSDGQQVAIKLSKLSEETSRHFLLEVDIITKLEHKLIVPLLGICIEDSTLVSVYKYFQKGNLEENLHGKNGKCLLNWNLRFRVAIGIAEALSYLHNECSTPVIHRDVKSSNILLTDEFEPQLSDFGLAMWAPTSLTYLTQDNVVGTFGYLAPEYFMHGKISNKVDVFAFGVVLLELLTGRKPIDEEISKGHGSLVMWAIPLLEKQEFTALLDPNLNGKYEEAEMKRMMMAASLCITRRVHLRPRMREILSLLQGEESMESWMNCHSDATSKSNRASDCQDDGAYPCSSIGSHLSLALFDVEDDTSSFTSFEQSNLGSLDDYIRERWGRSLSFE, from the exons ATGAGACCGTTTTGGAACTTGTATTTGTTCTGCTCCTTGCTCACTTTTCTCCTTGGCCAATCATTATTGATCAGATCGAGAATCCGAGCATCAGAAATCTGGATCGGAGACTTGGTGCCAATGGGGGAGGCATTCTCGGAAGACCAATtcaaaggaaggagcatattGGTAGGGCTTGAAATGAATGCCAAGGGCAAGGAGTTGCTCGATTGGACACTCGACACAGTGGCCGAGCAAGGTGATCGAGTCGTGGCAGTTCATATCTGCCATTACTCAg ACCTCAAGAACACTACCTTTTCTCTCATCAAAGTGTTGGAAGACTACCTGGAAACATGCGAGAGCTTATGTAATCTTAAGCAA ATTGTTCTAGTGGGCAGGGTGTCGAGGGGGAAGTCGATCAGAGAGACTTTGGTGAAGGAGGCCAAGGTCTATGATGCCGAAAAAGTAATAGTAGGAGCAAACAAGCAAATCTCACTAGG AGGCTCAGCTTCACTAGCTAAGTACTGTGCCAGGAAGCTCCCTCCAACCACTGCTGTAATGGCAGTTCAGAATGGAAAAGTGATATTCAAAAAGGTGGCTACTACTAATGCCAATTCATCTCTAG AAGTGGCACTGAAACCAAGCCCGGATTGCAACCTAGTGCAGAAGCTGGCAGAGGCAAAACTTGGTTGGCCCTTGCTTAAGAGAGGAGCGACAAAGCACGTGGAAGATGATGCGAGGAAGATGTCGGTGGTTCGATGGGTGATGAACTTGCCAAACAGATCTTTGTCAGTGGATCAACAGTATCTAAATCTAATCCAGGAGTTAAACGATATCCTCATCAGAAATGGTTCCAACTGCAGATGGTTTCAATACAATGAGCTTCATAGTTCAACCAGTCAGTTCTGTTCAG AGAATTTAATTGGGAAAGGAGGGAGCAGCCAAGTTTACAGAGGGCACGTTTCAGATGGCCAGCAAGTAGCCATAAAATTGTCCAAGCTTTCTGAAGAGACATCAAGGCATTTCCTTTTGGAGGTCGACATCATTACTAAGCTGGAACACAAGCTCATTGTTCCACTGCTCGGGATCTGCATTGAGGACAGTACTCTAGTTTCAGTTTACAAGTACTTCCAGAAGGGAAATTTAGAAGAAAACCTCCATG GTAAAAATGGCAAGTGTTTACTGAACTGGAACCTGAGATTTAGGGTTGCAATTGGAATTGCTGAGGCTCTTAGCTACCTCCACAATGAGTGTTCGACACCAGTGATCCATAGAGATGTCAAGTCTTCTAACATTCTTCTCACCGACGAGTTTGAGCCTCAG CTATCTGATTTTGGGTTGGCAATGTGGGCACCTACAAGCTTGACCTATCTGACACAAGACAATGTGGTGGGCACTTTCGG ATACCTGGCTCCAGAGTATTTCATGCACGGGAAGATCAGCAACAAAGTGGATGTCTTTGCATTTGGTGTTGTTCTACTTGAACTCTTAACCGGGAGAAAGCCaattgatgaggaaatctccAAGGGTCATGGAAGTCTGGTAATGTGG GCAATACCACTACTAGAGAAACAGGAATTTACAGCCCTGCTCGATCCCAACCTCAATGGCAAGTACGAAGAAGCTGAAATGAAAAGAATGATGATGGCTGCATCACTCTGCATCACAAGGAGGGTTCATCTACGACCTCGAATGAgggag ATACTGAGTCTTCTGCAAGGTGAGGAGAGCATGGAGTCATGGATGAACTGCCACAGCGATGCTACCTCAAAGTCAAACAGGGCGTCAGATTGCCAGGACGACGGAGCATATCCATGTTCAAGTATAGGATCGCATTTAAGCCTTGCGTTGTTCGATGTGGAGGACGACACATCATCCTTCACCAGCTTTGAGCAGAGCAACCTTGGTTCTTTGGACGACTACATAAGAGAGCGATGGGGTCGTTCTTTAAGCTTCGAGTAG
- the LOC122025552 gene encoding probable serine/threonine-protein kinase PBL5 isoform X2 — protein sequence MRPFWNLYLFCSLLTFLLGQSLLIRSRIRASEIWIGDLVPMGEAFSEDQFKGRSILVGLEMNAKGKELLDWTLDTVAEQGDRVVAVHICHYSDLKNTTFSLIKVLEDYLETCESLCNLKQIVLVGRVSRGKSIRETLVKEAKVYDAEKVIVGANKQISLGGSASLAKYCARKLPPTTAVMAVQNGKVIFKKVATTNANSSLEVALKPSPDCNLVQKLAEAKLGWPLLKRGATKHVEDDARKMSVVRWVMNLPNRSLSVDQQYLNLIQELNDILIRNGSNCRWFQYNELHSSTSQFCSENLIGKGGSSQVYRGHVSDGQQVAIKLSKLSEETSRHFLLEVDIITKLEHKLIVPLLGICIEDSTLVSVYKYFQKGNLEENLHGKNGKCLLNWNLRFRVAIGIAEALSYLHNECSTPVIHRDVKSSNILLTDEFEPQLSDFGLAMWAPTSLTYLTQDNVVGTFGCRYLAPEYFMHGKISNKVDVFAFGVVLLELLTGRKPIDEEISKGHGSLVMWAIPLLEKQEFTALLDPNLNGKYEEAEMKRMMMAASLCITRRVHLRPRMREILSLLQGEESMESWMNCHSDATSKSNRASDCQDDGAYPCSSIGSHLSLALFDVEDDTSSFTSFEQSNLGSLDDYIRERWGRSLSFE from the exons ATGAGACCGTTTTGGAACTTGTATTTGTTCTGCTCCTTGCTCACTTTTCTCCTTGGCCAATCATTATTGATCAGATCGAGAATCCGAGCATCAGAAATCTGGATCGGAGACTTGGTGCCAATGGGGGAGGCATTCTCGGAAGACCAATtcaaaggaaggagcatattGGTAGGGCTTGAAATGAATGCCAAGGGCAAGGAGTTGCTCGATTGGACACTCGACACAGTGGCCGAGCAAGGTGATCGAGTCGTGGCAGTTCATATCTGCCATTACTCAg ACCTCAAGAACACTACCTTTTCTCTCATCAAAGTGTTGGAAGACTACCTGGAAACATGCGAGAGCTTATGTAATCTTAAGCAA ATTGTTCTAGTGGGCAGGGTGTCGAGGGGGAAGTCGATCAGAGAGACTTTGGTGAAGGAGGCCAAGGTCTATGATGCCGAAAAAGTAATAGTAGGAGCAAACAAGCAAATCTCACTAGG AGGCTCAGCTTCACTAGCTAAGTACTGTGCCAGGAAGCTCCCTCCAACCACTGCTGTAATGGCAGTTCAGAATGGAAAAGTGATATTCAAAAAGGTGGCTACTACTAATGCCAATTCATCTCTAG AAGTGGCACTGAAACCAAGCCCGGATTGCAACCTAGTGCAGAAGCTGGCAGAGGCAAAACTTGGTTGGCCCTTGCTTAAGAGAGGAGCGACAAAGCACGTGGAAGATGATGCGAGGAAGATGTCGGTGGTTCGATGGGTGATGAACTTGCCAAACAGATCTTTGTCAGTGGATCAACAGTATCTAAATCTAATCCAGGAGTTAAACGATATCCTCATCAGAAATGGTTCCAACTGCAGATGGTTTCAATACAATGAGCTTCATAGTTCAACCAGTCAGTTCTGTTCAG AGAATTTAATTGGGAAAGGAGGGAGCAGCCAAGTTTACAGAGGGCACGTTTCAGATGGCCAGCAAGTAGCCATAAAATTGTCCAAGCTTTCTGAAGAGACATCAAGGCATTTCCTTTTGGAGGTCGACATCATTACTAAGCTGGAACACAAGCTCATTGTTCCACTGCTCGGGATCTGCATTGAGGACAGTACTCTAGTTTCAGTTTACAAGTACTTCCAGAAGGGAAATTTAGAAGAAAACCTCCATG GTAAAAATGGCAAGTGTTTACTGAACTGGAACCTGAGATTTAGGGTTGCAATTGGAATTGCTGAGGCTCTTAGCTACCTCCACAATGAGTGTTCGACACCAGTGATCCATAGAGATGTCAAGTCTTCTAACATTCTTCTCACCGACGAGTTTGAGCCTCAG CTATCTGATTTTGGGTTGGCAATGTGGGCACCTACAAGCTTGACCTATCTGACACAAGACAATGTGGTGGGCACTTTCGG CTGCAGATACCTGGCTCCAGAGTATTTCATGCACGGGAAGATCAGCAACAAAGTGGATGTCTTTGCATTTGGTGTTGTTCTACTTGAACTCTTAACCGGGAGAAAGCCaattgatgaggaaatctccAAGGGTCATGGAAGTCTGGTAATGTGG GCAATACCACTACTAGAGAAACAGGAATTTACAGCCCTGCTCGATCCCAACCTCAATGGCAAGTACGAAGAAGCTGAAATGAAAAGAATGATGATGGCTGCATCACTCTGCATCACAAGGAGGGTTCATCTACGACCTCGAATGAgggag ATACTGAGTCTTCTGCAAGGTGAGGAGAGCATGGAGTCATGGATGAACTGCCACAGCGATGCTACCTCAAAGTCAAACAGGGCGTCAGATTGCCAGGACGACGGAGCATATCCATGTTCAAGTATAGGATCGCATTTAAGCCTTGCGTTGTTCGATGTGGAGGACGACACATCATCCTTCACCAGCTTTGAGCAGAGCAACCTTGGTTCTTTGGACGACTACATAAGAGAGCGATGGGGTCGTTCTTTAAGCTTCGAGTAG